The following coding sequences are from one Nicotiana tabacum cultivar K326 chromosome 1, ASM71507v2, whole genome shotgun sequence window:
- the LOC107761743 gene encoding guanine nucleotide-binding protein alpha-1 subunit has product MLCVVLENMGLLCSRNKGYNQADDEENTQTADIERRIEQETKADKHIQKLLLLGAGDSGKSTIFKQIKLLFQTGFDEAELKNYIPVIHANVYQTIKVLHDGSKELAQSELEASKYLLSAENKDIGEKLSEIGGRLDYPHLTKDLVQDIEALWKDPAIQETILRGNELQVPDCAHYFMENLQRFSDINYVPSKEDVLFARIRTTGVVEIQFSPVGENKKSGEVYRLFDVGGQRNERRKWIHLFEGVTAVIFCAAISEYDQTLFEDERKNRMMETKELFEWVLKQPCFEKTSFMLFLNKFDIFEQKALKVPLNVCEWFKDYQPVSTGKQEIEHAYEFVKKKFEESYFQCTAPDRVDRVFKIYRTTALDQKLVKKTFKLVDETLRRRNLFEAGLL; this is encoded by the exons ATGCTGTGTGTGGTATTAGAAAACATGGGCTTGTTGTGCAGCAGAAACAAAGGCTACAATCAAGCCGATGATGAGGAAAATACTCAG ACTGCAGATATAGAAAGACGTATTGAGCAAGAAACAAAGGCGGACAAGCATATTCAGAAACTTCTTCTACTTG GTGCCGGAGATTCGGGGAAGTCCACTATTTTTAAGCAG ATAAAACTTTTGTTCCAAACTGGCTTTGATGAGGCAGAGCTAAAGAACTATATCCCTGTCATTCATGCCAATGTCTATCAGACAATAAAA GTATTACATGATGGATCGAAGGAATTAGCTCAAAGTGAATTAGAGGCCTCAAAGTATCTTCTATCAGCTGAAAATAAG GATATCGGCGAGAAGCTTTCAGAAATTGGAGGCAGGTTGGATTATCCTCACCTGACTAAGGATCTGGTGCAGGATATTGAAGCTCTTTGGAAAGATCCTGCTATTCAA GAAACTATTTTACGTGGTAATGAGCTCCAGGTTCCAGATTGTGCCCATTATTTCATGGAAAACTTGCAGAGATTTTCTGATATAAATTATGTCCCATCAAAG GAGGATGTTCTTTTTGCCCGAATTCGAACAACTGGTGTCGTTGAAATACAGTTCAG CCCAGTTGGAGAGAACAAAAAAAGTGGAGAAGTATATAGGCTTTTTGATGTTGGAGGTCAGAGAAATGAGAGAAGAAAGTGGATTCATCTATTTGAAGGTGTCACGGCAGTCATATTTTGTGCCGCTATTAGTGA GTATGATCAAACTCTATTTGAGGATGAAAGAAAGAACCGAATGATGGAGACCAAGGAACTCTTTGAGTGGGTCTTAAAGCAACCATGTTTTGAG AAAACTTCCTTCATGCTATTTCTCAACAAATTTGATATATTTGAGCAGAAGGCTCTGAAA GTGCCTCTGAACGTCTGTGAGTGGTTTAAAGATTACCAACCAGTTTCAACAGGAAAACAAGAGATTGAGCATGCTTATGA gtttgtaaagaaaaaatttGAGGAGTCATATTTCCAATGCACTGCACCAGATCGTGTGGACCGGGTCTTTAAGATATACAGAACCACAGCCCTTGATCAGAAGCTTGTTAAGAAGACTTTCAAACTGGTAGACGAGACGCTGAGAAGGAGAAACCTCTTTGAAGCAGGTTTATtatga